GAGACTCGTTTCTCGAATATGAGAAACGAACTTGTTATTGTTAAACAAGGTGGAAATGCACAACAGCAGGGAACTTGGATTCACAAGAAACTGATTATTAACTTTGCTCGTTGGCTTGATCCATATTTTGCTGTTTGGTGCGATGAGGTTATCGAAGAGATTATTTCTCAAAGATTTGCTCCAAAAATTTCTTTAAAAGAGAAATTAGAACTTGAG
This genomic window from Thiovulum sp. ES contains:
- a CDS encoding KilA-N domain-containing protein (PFAM: KilA-N domain~IMG reference gene:2508610399_SP), translating into MDIISREFQGIEIKFSTIDDVCLNATQTAKQFGKKPDNWLRNKDVQSYINALKETRFSNMRNELVIVKQGGNAQQQGTWIHKKLIINFARWLDPYFAVWCDEVIEEIISQRFAPKISLKEKLELE